A stretch of the Papaver somniferum cultivar HN1 chromosome 6, ASM357369v1, whole genome shotgun sequence genome encodes the following:
- the LOC113286910 gene encoding uncharacterized protein LOC113286910 produces MLRLRSSSNGFPKQFITSSISTTINHLLQFSDVASTPAVNPKILEESPLSSSSGFTTHGAIAATSVLNFGFKETQIRCLLSPSSTPILFSSSHVEEAIKPKIKGSQDLRLSVPAINRSNLLIQPNTSFLTKKCGMSHDKNQKFLLSNARHFMNKPDRVDDDENNTDKERDLIKKVPNSPLETILGEVRIRFMWTSFGLGMTWFTCYWFSEEFIFLLAKPFLTLNSDSHFVCIQLTEALSTYLATSSIACAYFVFPLLSYQLWSFLIPSCYEEQRMKYNRVFRLSGFSFAFFLCLTFSYVVPNIWHFLYSMGATSTNLLMIKFEPKIYDYIMLTLRISLISSVCSQVPVLLISLLEQKALSVESFTNNRRYIMLFSLFMAALSTPPDIWCQIVACSVLYSTIELAMFVALVKQVREGVE; encoded by the coding sequence ATGCTTAGGTTGAGAAGCAGCAGCAATGGCTTCCCAAAGCAATTCATCACATCATCAATATCTACAACTATCAACCATCTACTTCAATTCTCAGATGTTGCATCAACACCAGCTGTGAACCCTAAAATCCTAGAGGAATCACCCCTAAGCAGCTCAAGTGGTTTCACGACACATGGAGCAATCGCTGCAACTTCAGTTCTCAATTTTGGATTCAAAGAAACCCAAATCAGGTGCCTTCTTTCCCCTTCTTCTACTCCtatattattctcttcttctcatgTAGAAGAAGCCATTAAACCTAAAATTAAGGGTTCTCAAGATTTGAGGTTATCAGTCCCAGCTATTAACAGATCAAATTTGTTGATTCAACCCAATACATCGTTCTTAACTAAGAAATGTGGTATGTCTCAtgacaaaaatcagaaatttctaTTAAGTAATGCAAGACATTTCATGAATAAGCCTGATAGAGTTGATGATGACGAGAATAACACTGATAAAGAGAGGGATTTGATAAAGAAAGTTCCAAATTCACCTCTGGAAACGATTCTAGGAGAAGTTAGAATTCGTTTCATGTGGACATCGTTTGGTCTTGGTATGACATGGTTTACATGTTACTGGTTTTCAGAAGAATTCATTTTTCTATTAGCTAAGCCGTTTCTGACTTTGAATTCAGATTCTCATTTTGTTTGTATACAATTGACGGAGGCATTGTCGACGTATCTTGCGACGTCTTCGATAGCGTGTGCTTATTTCGTGTTTCCGTTGCTTAGTTACCAGTTGTGGAGCTTTTTGATACCAAGCTGTTATGAGGAGCAAAGGATGAAATACAATAGGGTCTTTCGCTTAAGTGGTTTTTCATTCGCTTTCTTCCTGTGCCTTACTTTTTCTTATGTGGTTCCTAATATTTGGCACTTTTTATATTCCATGGGTGCAACATCAACCAATTTGCTCATGATCAAGTTTGAGCCTAAGATTTATGACTATATTATGTTGACTCTTCGAATTTCGTTGATTTCGTCGGTCTGTTCCCAGGTGCCTGTCCTTTTGATCTCTTTGCTAGAACAGAAGGCTCTCTCTGTGGAAAGCTTTACAAACAATCGCCGTTATATAATGCTTTTTTCTCTTTTCATGGCTGCTCTTTCCACACCTCCGGATATCTGGTGTCAAATTGTTGCATGTTCTGTTCTTTATTCGACCATTGAGTTGGCTATGTTTGTGGCATTGGTTAAACAAGTTCGTGAAGGAGTGGAATGA
- the LOC113286911 gene encoding 1-aminocyclopropane-1-carboxylate oxidase homolog 1-like: MEIAGAGGEVSSYDRNKALKAFDETKAGVKGLVDAGIEKIPRIFVRTLDELAEDLPFKIEEDKNIDIPLIDLQGISTDQRRKKMIDEVRLASETWGFFQLVNHGIPLSVTNEMIQGVRRFHEEDVELKKQLYSKDLSRKVQFDSNFDLYRSRSANWRDTLRCLFLTHDPINPEELPDTCRDIIVDYRKHIMNLGDTLTELFSEALGLNKDHLKDMDFSQWCTLNCHNYTACPEPELTLGTTQHSDPSFFTNLLQDCFGGLQILNQN; this comes from the exons ATGGAGATAGCCGGAGCCGGTGGAGAAGTTTCCAGTTATGATCGAAACAAAGCGTTGAAGGCCTTCGACGAAACGAAAGCCGGCGTCAAAGGGCTAGTTGATGCAGGAATAGAAAAGATTCCTAGAATATTTGTCCGAACACTTGATGAGCTCGCAGAGGACTTACCATTCAAAATTGAGGAGGATAAGAACATTGATATTCCTCTGATAGACCTGCAAGGAATTTCAACTGATCAGCGACGCAAGAAGATGATTGATGAGGTTAGACTAGCATCGGAGACTTGGGGTTTCTTTCAATTGGTGAATCATGGAATCCCTTTAAGTGTAACGAATGAGATGATCCAAGGCGTACGACGGTTTCATGAGGAAGATGTAGAGCTCAAGAAACAGTTGTACAGCAAAGACCTCAGTCGAAAAGTGCAGTTTGATAGCAATTTCGATCTTTACAGATCGAGATCTGCTAACTGGAGGGATACCCTTCGCTGTCTTTTTTTAACTCATGATCCTATCAATCCAGAGGAATTGCCAGACACCTGCAG GGATATAATAGTCGATTACAGAAAGCATATTATGAATCTAGGAGATACTCTGACTGAGTTATTTTCAGAGGCTCTGGGGCTAAACAAAGACCACCTTAAAGACATGGACTTTTCTCAATGGTGTACACTTAATTGTCATAATTATACAGCATGCCCAGAGCCTGAACTGACCCTAGGTACAACTCAGCATTCAGACCCAAGTTTCTTCACTAATCTTCTGCAGGACTGTTTTGGTGGACTTCAAATTCTTAATCAGAACTGA
- the LOC113285429 gene encoding uncharacterized protein LOC113285429 has product MLEDIEKFSFVKDVIGEARQISKFIYNHGWVLARFRQHSAGRNLLRPGLTRFSTNFIAIKSIIDQRNAIESLFLDKEFLKSDEEKTKQARQVKNIISNEMFWTTCQNACIMVGPLLKMIRFLDSDKPTMGYLFHALATCVETIQMGLRSNQNASIVGVIKKRWKSQLSSPLHAASYFLNPYYIFNPATNLINNEISEPQICLTGVISKMVSGPQEQAQCMLEARRMRMMQGQFASLSARIAAQHGDPVSWWLSYGAEYPSLQKTAVKILSQTNTCLS; this is encoded by the exons ATGTTGGAAGATATTGAAAAATTCTCCTTTGTTAAAGATGTGATCGGAGAAGCAAGACAAATTAGCAAATTTATTTACAATCATGGTTGGGTTCTTGCTAGATTTAGACAACATTCAGCAGGACGCAATCTATTGCGCCCTGGATTAACAAGGTTTTCAACAAATTTTATTGCAATCAAAAGCATCATAGATCAACGTAATGCTATCGAGAGCCTATTTCTGGACAAGGAATTTCTGAAATCGGATGAGGAAAAAACTAAACAAGCTAGACAAGTGAAGAATATTATTTCAAATGAGATGTTCTGGACGACGTGTCAAAATGCATGCATAatggttggtcctttattgaaaatgattCGTTTCTTGGACTCAGACAAACCCACCATGGGCTATTTGTTCcatgcacttgctacatgtgtggaaactataCAAATGGGTTTGAGATCAAATCAAAATGCTTCTATCGTGGGTGTAATAAAGAAACGATGGAAAAGtcagttgagttctcctcttcatgctgcaTCGTATTTTCTCAATCCTTATTACATCTTTAACCCAGCAACTAATCTCatcaataatgaaatttctgagccGCAAATTTGTCTTACTGGAGTTATATCAAAAATGGTTagtggcccgcaagaacaagcacAATGCATGCTAGAG GCAAGAAGAATGCGAATGATGCAAGGTCAATTTGCATCACTATCAGCACGTATTGCAGCTCAACATGGTGATCCTGTAAGTTGGTGGTTATCTTATGGTGCTGAGTATCCATCCCTCCAAAAGACTGCAGTAAAGATATTAAGTCAAACAAATACATGTTTGTCGTAA